The following coding sequences are from one Candidatus Nitrohelix vancouverensis window:
- a CDS encoding phosphatidylserine decarboxylase family protein has product MRIPIAKEGYIFIIPLALISALCLAASFYVIGALFTGLFLFVLYFFRDPERSIPSEPNVIVSPADGKVVEIISETDPLLGRPFTRISIFLNVFNVHVNRIPVAGKIKTVKYNEGKFLNAASHKASLDNEQNSLVIDTGNGDILVKQIAGLIARRIVCWAGVGDEYQLGQRFGLIRFGSRVDLLIPEDTNITVSCGDIVKGGTSILGYLK; this is encoded by the coding sequence ATGCGAATACCCATTGCAAAAGAAGGTTATATATTCATCATCCCTCTGGCATTGATCAGCGCGCTGTGTCTTGCCGCTTCTTTTTATGTCATCGGCGCCCTGTTCACCGGCCTGTTCCTCTTTGTCCTGTATTTCTTTCGCGACCCGGAGAGAAGCATTCCTTCCGAACCCAATGTCATCGTCTCTCCCGCCGATGGCAAGGTGGTCGAAATCATTTCTGAAACAGACCCCCTTCTGGGACGTCCGTTCACGCGCATCAGTATTTTCCTGAATGTCTTCAACGTGCACGTCAACCGGATACCGGTTGCAGGAAAGATAAAGACCGTCAAATACAACGAGGGAAAATTTCTCAACGCCGCAAGCCACAAAGCGTCGCTCGACAACGAACAAAATTCTTTAGTGATCGACACTGGAAACGGCGATATACTGGTTAAACAGATCGCCGGATTGATCGCTCGCAGAATTGTCTGCTGGGCCGGGGTCGGCGACGAATACCAGCTGGGCCAGCGCTTCGGCCTGATCCGGTTTGGATCGCGCGTTGATTTGCTCATACCCGAAGACACCAACATCACCGTTTCCTGCGGCGATATCGTGAAAGGCGGAACCAGTATTCTGGGATATTTGAAATGA
- the ilvC gene encoding ketol-acid reductoisomerase, with protein sequence MSKIYYNKDADIKILKKKTIAIVGYGSQGHAHARNLHDSGLKVIVGLRKESAFWKRAEKDGLEVHTVSDATKQADIIMILIPDDKQRAMYEEDIKPNLKKGAAIAFGHGFNIHFGQVEPPENVDVFMVAPKGPGHLVRRTFEQGGGVPCLMAIYQNPTKKAKEIALAYAKGIGGTRAGVLETTFKEETETDLFGEQVVLCGGATELIRAGFDTLVEAGYSPDLAYFECLHELKLIVDLIYEGGIGNMRYSISTTAAYGDVTRGPRIITEETRKEMKKILGEIQSGQFAKEFILENQANRPVFNARLKHDSEHLIEDVGDKLRKMMPFVGKKIQ encoded by the coding sequence TGAAGAAAAAAACCATCGCCATCGTAGGCTATGGCAGTCAGGGACACGCGCACGCGCGCAATCTGCATGACAGCGGTCTCAAAGTCATCGTCGGTCTGAGGAAAGAAAGCGCCTTCTGGAAACGCGCCGAAAAAGACGGACTGGAAGTTCATACCGTGTCGGATGCAACCAAACAGGCCGACATCATCATGATCCTGATCCCGGACGACAAACAACGGGCGATGTACGAAGAGGACATCAAACCCAATTTGAAGAAAGGCGCGGCGATTGCTTTCGGACATGGTTTCAATATCCATTTCGGTCAGGTTGAGCCGCCGGAGAACGTAGACGTTTTCATGGTCGCTCCTAAAGGCCCCGGACATCTGGTGCGCAGAACCTTTGAACAAGGCGGCGGCGTTCCCTGTTTGATGGCGATTTATCAAAACCCGACGAAGAAAGCCAAAGAGATCGCCCTTGCCTACGCAAAAGGCATCGGCGGAACCCGCGCAGGCGTTCTTGAAACAACCTTTAAGGAAGAAACCGAAACCGACCTGTTCGGAGAGCAAGTCGTTTTGTGCGGCGGCGCCACCGAATTGATCCGAGCCGGATTCGACACATTGGTGGAAGCGGGCTACAGCCCCGACCTGGCTTACTTCGAGTGTCTGCACGAACTGAAACTGATTGTCGACCTGATCTATGAAGGCGGCATTGGTAATATGCGCTATTCCATCAGCACCACTGCCGCCTACGGAGACGTCACCCGCGGCCCGCGCATCATCACCGAAGAAACCCGAAAAGAAATGAAGAAAATTCTGGGCGAGATTCAAAGCGGTCAGTTCGCCAAGGAATTCATTCTGGAGAACCAGGCCAACCGACCGGTCTTCAACGCTCGTTTGAAACACGACTCCGAACATCTCATCGAAGACGTTGGCGACAAACTACGCAAGATGATGCCCTTCGTCGGCAAAAAAATTCAATAG